The following are from one region of the Syngnathus acus chromosome 10, fSynAcu1.2, whole genome shotgun sequence genome:
- the glrbb gene encoding glycine receptor, beta b codes for MGVQKKLMVFLLVLCVCLQGVSTKEKGTKKGKKKGKQVYCPSQLSSEDLARVPANSTSNILNRLLISYDPRIRPNFKGIPVEDRVNIFINSFGSIQETTMDYRINIFLRQRWNDPRLKLPQDFKSDSLTVDPKMFKCLWKPDLFFANEKSANFHDVTQENILLFIFRNGDVLISMRLSVTLSCPLDLTLFPMDTQRCKMQLESFGYTTDDLQFMWQTGDPVQMDAIALPQFDIRQEDIDYGNCTKFYSGTGYYTCVEVIFTLRRQVGFYMMGVYAPTLLIVVLSWLSFWINPDASAARVPLGILSVLSLSSECTSLASELPKVSYVKAIDVWLIACLLFGFASLVEYAVVQVMLNSPKRIEAEKARIASKEKAAGKGAANTAARNNTVNGTGGTPLHVSTLHVAETRCKKVCTSKSDLRTNDFSIVGSLPRDFELSNFDCYGKPIDTAAGGKSQAKNNKKPPPPKPVIPSAAKRVDLYARALFPFTFLFFNVIYWSCYL; via the exons ATGGGTGTCCAGAAGAAGCTGATGGTCTTCCTTCTGGTGTTGTGCGTTTGCCTCCAAGGAGTGTCTACCAAAGAGAAGGGAACCAAGAAGGGCAAGAAGAAAGGGAAGCAGGTTTACTGCCCGTC gcaaCTGTCATCCGAGGATCTGGCCCGCGTGCCTGCCAATTCCACCAGTAACATCTTGAACAGGTTACTGATCAGCTACGATCCCAGAATACGGCCCAACTTCAAAG GAATACCCGTGGAAGACCGAGTGAACATTTTCATCAACAGCTTCGGCTCCATCCAAGAGACGACCATG GACTACCGAATCAACATCTTCCTACGGCAGCGCTGGAACGATCCGCGGCTCAAACTGCCGCAGGACTTCAAGTCCGACTCGCTGACCGTGGATCCCAAGATGTTCAAATGCCTCTGGAAGCCAGACCTGTTCTTTGCCAACGAGAAGAGCGCCAACTTCCACGATGTCACGCAGGAGaacatcctcctcttcatcttccgCAACGGTGACGTGCTCATCAGTATGAG GTTGTCCGTCACGCTGTCTTGTCCGCTAGACCTGACGTTGTTCCCCATGGACACTCAAAGGTGTAAAATGCAACTGGAAAGCT TCGGCTACACCACGGACGACCTGCAGTTCATGTGGCAGACGGGGGACCCCGTGCAGATGGACGCCATCGCCCTACCCCAGTTTGACATCCGACAAGAAGACATAGACTACGGCAACTGCACCAAGTTTTACTCAGGGACAG GCTACTACACGTGCGTGGAGGTCATCTTCACCCTGCGACGACAGGTGGGCTTCTACATGATGGGCGTCTACGCACCCACGCTACTCATCGTGGTGCTCTCCTGGCTGTCCTTCTGGATCAACCCCGACGCCAGCGCTGCCAGAGTTCCGTTGG GCATCCTGTCGGTGCTGTCACTGTCTTCCGAGTGCACATCTCTGGCTTCGGAGCTCCCCAAGGTGTCATACGTGAAGGCCATCGACGTCTGGCTGATCGCCTGCCTGCTCTTCGGCTTCGCCTCATTGGTGGAGTACGCCGTGGTGCAGGTTATGCTCAACAGCCCTAAGCGCATTGAGGCCGAAAAGGCCAGGATCGCGTCCAAGGAGAAGGCGGCGGGAAAGGGCGCTGCCAACACCGCCGCCAGGAACAACACCGTCAATGGAACCGGGGGGACGCCGCTCCATGTCAGCACCTTGCAT GTGGCGGAGACACGCTGCAAGAAAGTGTGCACCTCCAAGTCGGACTTGCGCACCAACGACTTCAGCATCGTGGGCTCGCTCCCGCGGGACTTTGAGCTGTCGAACTTTGACTGCTACGGCAAGCCCATCGACACGGCCGCCGGTGGCAAATCACAGGCCAAGAACAACAAGaaaccccctccccccaagcCTGTCATTCCGTCGGCCGCCAAGCGGGTGGACCTGTACGCCCGGGCCCTCTTCCCCTTCACTTTCCTCTTCTTCAACGTCATCTACTGGTCCTGTTACTTGTGA